A single Hippopotamus amphibius kiboko isolate mHipAmp2 chromosome 5, mHipAmp2.hap2, whole genome shotgun sequence DNA region contains:
- the ADO gene encoding 2-aminoethanethiol dioxygenase, with protein MPRDNMASLIQRIARQACLTFRGSGGGRSSSDRGEAPGPEAPMPQGFPENLSKLKTLLTQVRAEDLNISPRKATLQPLRPNLPPVTYMHICETDGFSLGVFLLKSGTSIPLHDHPGMHGILKVLYGTVRISCMDKLEVGSGQRPGAPPPEQQFEPPLQPRERDAVRPGVLRSRAEYTEASGPCVLTPHRDNLHQIDAVDGPAAFLDILAPPYDPDDGRDCHYYRVLEPLRAKEASGSACDLPREVWLLETPQADDFWCEGEPYPGPKVFP; from the coding sequence ATGCCCCGAGACAACATGGCCTCCCTGATCCAACGGATCGCCCGCCAGGCGTGCCTCACCTTCCGGGGCAGCGGGGGCGGCCGTAGCTCTTCCGACCGCGGCGAGGCGCCAGGCCCCGAGGCCCCGATGCCGCAGGGCTTCCCGGAGAACCTGAGCAAGCTGAAGACCTTGCTGACCCAGGTCCGCGCGGAGGACCTGAACATCTCCCCGCGCAAGGCCACGCTGCAGCCGCTGCGGCCCAACCTGCCGCCCGTCACCTATATGCACATCTGCGAGACAGACGGCTTCAGCCTCGGCGTGTTCCTGCTCAAGAGCGGCACCTCCATCCCGCTGCACGACCACCCGGGCATGCACGGCATCCTTAAGGTGCTCTACGGCACCGTGCGCATCAGCTGCATGGACAAGTTGGAGGTGGGCAGCGGGCAACGGCCGGGGGCTCCGCCACCAGAGCAGCAGTTCGAGCCGCCGCTGCAGCCCCGGGAGCGGGACGCCGTTCGGCCGGGCGTGCTGCGCTCGCGGGCCGAGTACACGGAGGCCAGCGGCCCCTGCGTCCTCACGCCGCACCGGGACAACTTGCACCAGATCGACGCTGTGGACGGACCCGCCGCCTTCCTGGACATCCTGGCCCCGCCCTACGACCCTGACGACGGCCGGGACTGCCACTATTACCGGGTGCTGGAGCCTCTCAGGGCCAAGGAGGCCTCCGGCTCGGCCTGTGACCTGCCCCGAGAGGTGTGGCTCCTGGAGACCCCGCAGGCTGATGACTTCTGGTGCGAGGGGGAGCCCTATCCAGGT